The Brienomyrus brachyistius isolate T26 chromosome 7, BBRACH_0.4, whole genome shotgun sequence DNA segment gctttcatttttgaatagcACCCCTCCAACAGTTTATGGACTTTGCATACGTAAAGTCTTATTTAGCATCAATCATGAAAAGTATCCCCTTCTGTCACACCAAAAACTAGTAATTCACCAAATatctttgaaaataaaatatcGCGAGAAATGTTTTCTTGCTTAAGATCGGTAAAGGTTTGTTAAACAAAAGCCCCACTCACGATTTGTAAAACGCCAAACAGCAATATAATGATAAATTAAGAACGTTTGGCCAACAACTTTTTCCAACAACTATTAATCTTCGCGTTCTTTATATGTTGCGTAGAATGTCACGTAATGTGTACTCGACTGGAACACCTTTGCTCTCTTGAAAACCCACGTATTTTTGGGTACTCGATGGCTTCTCTGATCATAAGAGTCCAAGCAGCACATCGTAAGACCTCGTAAGTGGCAGCATTCGATATACCTGCTGTCTTTACAAAGTTACAGGGTTTAGTACGTCAGGTGAGAGGAGTACCTCAAAATATTCTTCCCCGCTGCTGTCATCTGTTTCATCCGATTCTTCCTGGTCAGGCTCCTGTTTTGTCTGCACATATTCCACACCAAGGTCCTGGCAGACATTATACCCATTTCTTTTCACTAATGTGTAAAGAGCCTTGGGGGATATAACACCATTCAGGTTTTGACTAAGTTCTCTCCACACTTTATCTGATGGCACAGCGATTCTGCCATCTTTCACTACTTCGGATTTTCTCTCTAAAATGATTTGAACAATCTTTTCCTTGGGAACTTTTGGTAGCCTCGGCATTTGTATAACTAGAGATGTAAAGTAGCGTCAAAAACGGGTAGAAACGCGGCACTAAATAACCAACCCGGTTTATATCCGTGCACTGTCGTGTGTGTTCGCGTGTGCGtgtggttgtggggggggggaggggggaggggggagggaggggctgaGTGACGTCATcgcttggagaaaaaaaattggtATTATCCTAAAAATGATAGTAGCATAAATCTTATTTTTGCGGCACGAAACAGCACAAACGTAGCATTAACTAAATGCGATGGATTATTAATTTGTGCTAAAGGACGGTACCTTTACGGAACATCTCTGCGTTTCAGTGAAGGACCCACTCCAAACGCTAGATGGCGCCATCAAATTTCCCACTAGGTAGGTTATAGTCGTTTTTCACCAGTCGCTGTTGCCTTTTCCGGTTGAGTCTACGTTCAAACTTCCTGAAAGCCGAGCTCAGTGAAAGCGGACGCGAACGCGCCCGCGTCCTCGTAGCGCAGGTCATGTCTTGTTATTGAGGTGAAGGGTCAGTCTGTGAGCTTTAGCGCAGTACACTTGCATTTGGATATTTCTACTGCATGACAATTTTTATAATTATAACTTTTAATAAGATCTAAATATGTTGCCGAATACGGGGTAAGTCGGTGTTGTGTCATCTGCCTCCGTCTTAAGAAAAGTGGACAAaaagttatttaactaattttGTACACTTTTATCCGAGTGACCGTAACATCTTCATCAACCTCTTTGTGTAGTAAACCAGCGTCAAAAACTGTAGTGCCactctgtttttattttacgCTAGTCATAACCTCTGCATTGGTTAATTTCTTACGGTTTTGCACTGTTTGTTTTTATGTGTGTTTCTATACGTGGAATAAATGCAGGCAATCTCAGCcgcacagacaaacacagcagGGTCCCGTTAGCTCGCACACAGGGTctaacatttaatgaaaataaCTCATTTACGGGCTGAAGTGACTACTCGTTTTGATGCCTGCATTTCAGAAAGCTCGCAGGTCGCACCCTGTTCATTACTGGGGCCAGCCGTGGCATCGGGAAGGCCATCGCCTTGAAAGCTGCCCGGGATGGTGCCAACGTGGTGATCGCTGCCAAAACTGCCCAGCCGCATCCCAAACTTCCTGGGACCATCTACACTGCTGCAGAAGAAAGTTAGGCCTTTCATTCCTGGCTGCATGTGTTAGGCTGTTCAGGGGAACGAGAGTATGAAGACTTGGAATTATGTTTGAGTCAAAAACATACCGTTTCCCAAAATCCCGTTTTCATTTACACAGACATGACATAAGTTTGAGAAGAAAGATGTAGTCATATTATGGCATATTTAATGAGAAACATATGGAATATTTTTACAAATAGATTTGAGATGATTCGGACTTAATATGTGGTTGTGTTAATCAGAGTAACTTACATTACTGTGGCTCCTGTACCCTCTCCTCTTTGCAGTTCAGGCAGCTGGTGGTAAGGCTCTACCCTGTGTTGTGGATATCAGGGATGAAAAGCAGATCAGCGATGCAGTGGAGCAAGCAGTAAAGAAATTTGGAGGTGCACTGTGTTTGGGTTCAGTCTAGCCTAATTTACTTATGAAAGGTTAGAGCTTATTAAATTGGCAACATTGTtcagtaacatttttttttctttactttttttgtgttttgcttttCCAAGGTATTGACATATTGGTAAACAATGCAAGCGCCATAAATTTAactggcactgtggagacaccaATGAAGAAAGTGGACCTGATGCTGGGCATCAACCTCAGAGGAACTTACCTGACGTGGGTGAAACCCTGCATAGATCCTCTCAACTCACTGTTCATTTTAATAGCACCTTGGCATTTGCCGGAGGTggcaagttcaggtccagaagctacgggtgaaaggcagggaataacccaggatagggcattaactaggaaaaaaaaattaaaaaattttatAATGTGAAAGCATAAAGAATGGTTTAAATGTTGGCCTGTGTATGGTGTGACATCATTATGCCAAACTTGTTGGGAGGGGTACTTACAGTTTGCCTAATAGTATGACTGACTAGAATGCAACAACCAGTGGTAGGCAACCCTAATCCTGCAGTgctggtatccagcaggttttcaaaCCTACCTCatgagttactatctgcctgaTATCAAGTGTGGTTCATCGGAGACCAAGCAgaatggaaaacctgctgggtACTGAGATGCCAGGATCGGTGTTTCGCTCCTATCACTGTCCTCCTAACACAAATGGAGTTtcccatttgttttttttctcagatCCAAGCTGTGTATCCCATACCTCCTGAAGAGTAAAAACCCTCACATCCTCAACTTAAGCCCTCCACTCAATCTGAATCCCGTCTGGTTTAAAAATCACACAGGTAAGCTTCATTAAACAGAAGTGAGATTAATCCTCAGGGGATTCTGGAACAGggtgacatttaataaaaaaaaaaaattaaaaaaaacttcacTAAAAAGACAAAGGGTTCTGAGACGAGTGGCTCCGAGTATCATGTAAGCCGTTTGCTTGATAGCTcctccctgtctcctctgcagcATACACCATGGCCAAGTATGGCATGTCCATGTGCGTTCTGGGAATGGCTGAAGAATTCAGAGGGTCTATCGCAGTCAATGCCTTGTGGCCCAAGACAGGTAAATGGGTTATTGTTCAGGAGACAGAATTTGGTTCCTGTAACCTTACAGCACACAGAGATTGTCGTCAGTGGGGAAAAACAGGCTGAACATTTAGCAGCCCCTTGAGCGTTTCCATTTAACATTTCTGCTTGTATTCCCATTGGCTGATGACCGACTTTCTCTTCCAGCCATTCAGACGGCAGCCATGGACATGCTGGGAGGCTCTGGCATCAGTAAGCAGTGCAGGAAGGTGGACATCATGGCAGACGCGGCCTACTCTATCCTGAACAAGCCCACCACCTACACGGGCAATTTCACCATCGACGAGGACATACTGAAGGCGGAAGGAATCTCTGACTTCGACACATATGCTGTTGTTCCAGGTGTGTGATAACAAAAGAAATTTAcagatgagaggaggccattcggcccatcaagctcgtttggggagaacttaactaatggcTCAGAGTTGTTATAATCTTATCAAgccctgatttaaaggaacccagggtgaTCGCTTACGTGGAGTGGTGGCGTGTGCGTTTTTGTGAACATTTGTTTATCTGGGCACTGGGTTCGTCCAGTTTTTAGTTTCCCGTAAGGTGCCAGACTGACTTTGCAATGCTGGTGACTGCTGGACATACTCCTGTACACCAACATGAACCACtcttcctccagggggcagtatcTGCCTCAGTGGGATAGGTACAATGATTCAAAAGCATGCACTAGTTTGTGACACTCATGAAACATTGCATGGCTTCAGCAATTTgaagtacagtactgtgtgaaGTTACTTCTGTTATTACTGTTCCGACTCCCCTACAAATTCAAATTGGGGCAGACTTGGGGAATGGATCTCCTTCGTAACCTTGGGACTGCCTGCAATTCGTTCAGTCGATGTGATGGTTTTAATGAGGGAACAGTGCTGTTCTTTGGTATAATGAAACAATCTTGGTCGTAGAAGAATCAGATTGTTTAAAACCATTAAGCCATCTCATTTTGTGGGTTTACCCTAAGGAGGTTACTTCATCTgagactggatggatggatggatggactgattcTGTGTGTTTGAACAGGACATCCTCTACTCCCTGACTTTTTCCTGGACAGCGACCCAGAAGAAGTTAAGAAGCAGATGGTGGACGAGGGTGAGAACAGAGACAAACTGTCACCGATAGTTACTGTGAATAATCAGGGTCAATCTGATGGTGACCTTGAAAGGATTCCTTTGAGTAGAATGGTTTCTTTAAATAGTATGAATGATGCACAGGCTGTAGGCACTGTCTGATCACAAGAATGGCAGACAGAGTGGGAAATGGGAGGGAAAGCAGGAGATAATGTAGGGTCAGACTTTGAGTCTCTACCATTCCATGGGGGAGCATGTGGCTCAGTAAGCTAAGGCTgaatgcctgtaatcagaagtcagcagttcaaacccagcctcagcacgtcagggggtccttgagcaaggcccttaaccccctggGCGCCCCTACAGCTGGCTGCCCTTTgtggacagcttactctacaaagggcaagttgagggaggcgtaaaaaaACATCTATTGCCATATTGCCACCGTTTGGAACAAAACACGTCTTTCATTTTTTTGCTTATTAGTATTATAATTCATGACTGAAGAAGATCCATGCTGTAATCATTCACTGTGGTCCCCACAGGAACTAAGGCTGAACAGGCAGTTGCAGGAGACATGGCAAGCGGACCCATCGCTGACACCTTCAGAGCCATTCAAGGAATCCTGAGCCCCGATGTCATTAAAACGACGCAGGGAGTTTACAAGTTCAACATCACTGGTGAGTGGCTGCTCGAGTCTCGTACTCGCCCCGGCAAGCGGCAGCCGTAACCACATACTGCTGGCTCATGAGAGGCGGGGCTTGATGTCCTCAGGAGACGATGCCGGCGTGTGGTACATCGACCTGAAGAATGGTTCGGGAAGCGCAGGCCTTGGGGAGCCTCCGAACGGGGAGGCGGATGTCATCATGACCCTGGACGGCCTGGACTTCGTCAAGATGTTCAAAGGTGGGCTGTGATACAGTGAGGAAGATGGTGGACATGGAAGGGACCCTGTAACGTGTCTGATCACTCAGAAAAAGGATGCAGCCTTAGTACGGTTTTGTTTCCCAGAGAACAAACCCCCCAGTGATGCAGAAATGttccttaaaaggtacatttacctacagctaggggACAATTGGCTGACCCTTGAAGGTACAGCCCTAGTGACAAGTAGTTATATCATCAGGTACTTCTTTTTTCCCTGACAGTGTATGGGTTGGGACATCGACAGCAGCAGGCATAGAAGTACGGGTGGTTTTAGTCATTATGGTCCCTTGATACTCATACCTGTTTTAACTGCACGATATCTGTCAAGCAAATTCCATGTTATTGAGCAGATTATTTAAGAGAATCCCCAAGATGGATGGACTGGACCgcgtataaaacaaaaaaaaacaatgctgcATTTTAGTTGTATGCTTCCTCCGATTAATTAATACGGGCTGGGATTGTACCTTTTCCTAACAGGTCAACTGAAGCCAACGATGGCATTTATGTCTGGAAAGCTGAAGATTAAGGGCGATATGACTCTTGCCATCAAGATGGAGAAGATGATGGCAATGATGACATCTAAACTTTAAGGAAAACATGCTGCCATTTCTCCATCACACCCATCCATTTCTCCATCACACCCATCCATTGTTAATTCAGCATTAATGCTAATTTTATAAGCTTTGTAACAGTGCTAATTTAGCTGTTCTTCAGTCTCATTCGTAAATACAAATGTAATAGTTGTGTATAAATTTTGAGAGAACGTGCACGATCAGCTGTTGGTTTCCTGCAGGCTCTGTGCTCGATCCTGTTACCTCTCAGGATTATAGGGTGAATCTGGCTGTGAAAAGGTGGAATGAGCTCACGGTTTTTCCGAGCGGTTCACGAATGATTCTGTTACCACCTGAACATATACAACAGCTACAGAATGACTATCAGATTTGACAAAGGTGCCGAGTCACAGTAGATGACCTCACCAATTCTGGAGATGCTGCCCTTATGATGATACATGTATGACACACATGACAGAATCACTGCACAGCTGAACTTTCAGTGAAGCTGACAATCTGACAACAGAGTTTAGCAGAGTCACCAGTGTGGTTATGGTTAAGGATTAACGCAGTGGTacaagggtaaaaaaaaaaaataattcatcTCTTGATGATCCGAAGGGAATGTGAAGtcctaaaacaaagaaattgaaACTGCGATAGCAGGACCCAGTGCCTGATAATTATTAATGCTTGGAGGGGCTGAAAGAAAGACCAAAACTTCTCGTGACACATTTCTTTACTCGGGGTCCAGTGTCCCCCTCACCTTTCAGAACTGGATTAACAAACTAAGTTCAGAACTTCTAAATGGTTTAAACCAAGAATGCTGACAAATAAGGAATGGAAGGTCAGCCACCACTGTACTGGCGCTCGGCACATGAAGCAGAAAGTCTGGGAAGTTATCAATCCCCACACACTCTGCAGTCATTGCCAACAGGCCTCTGACCCCCAAAATTGATAACCCCACCCTAAACAGGAGGCGTCCAAGTATGGACCAATTAGATAACATGCCCATTTTGGGATTATCCACCTCCTTTGATACAACACCAACCTGTGAAAGAACAAACATGCTTAGACTGAATTATGTCAATGAAAGACAACAAATCGACAA contains these protein-coding regions:
- the hsdl2 gene encoding hydroxysteroid dehydrogenase-like protein 2 codes for the protein MLPNTGKLAGRTLFITGASRGIGKAIALKAARDGANVVIAAKTAQPHPKLPGTIYTAAEEIQAAGGKALPCVVDIRDEKQISDAVEQAVKKFGGIDILVNNASAINLTGTVETPMKKVDLMLGINLRGTYLTSKLCIPYLLKSKNPHILNLSPPLNLNPVWFKNHTAYTMAKYGMSMCVLGMAEEFRGSIAVNALWPKTAIQTAAMDMLGGSGISKQCRKVDIMADAAYSILNKPTTYTGNFTIDEDILKAEGISDFDTYAVVPGHPLLPDFFLDSDPEEVKKQMVDEGTKAEQAVAGDMASGPIADTFRAIQGILSPDVIKTTQGVYKFNITGDDAGVWYIDLKNGSGSAGLGEPPNGEADVIMTLDGLDFVKMFKGQLKPTMAFMSGKLKIKGDMTLAIKMEKMMAMMTSKL